In Acanthochromis polyacanthus isolate Apoly-LR-REF ecotype Palm Island chromosome 9, KAUST_Apoly_ChrSc, whole genome shotgun sequence, the DNA window CCTCTAACTTAAATAATAAAccctcttttttatttattttcatcatgtttAACTTTCCTGTTTACCTCGACaacaagaaaactgaaaaactctttaaaaactttaaaatacaaacttttgttttcatttcattctgtCCTGCTTTATACAAGGACATACActttggaaaaataaattaaaggttTATTTGCTTTTTAGTAATAAAGTAATCTTTTAGATGAATCAACTAATCTGTGAAATCCATAATAGATCCACTGATAGAGAAATAGTTGTTTGAGGCAGTGCTGGTGTGTATCTTTCTACATTTGGATGTGATCATCCAAACAGCGGCCCACTCACTCCCAGAGCTACTGGAGGTCTGAGACTCTACAGGAAGCTTAAACTTTACTGGTTTCCAGTAGCTGTGCTGCAACAGGCTCTGCTAAATGCTGTTCTACTGCAGATAAACCAAGAGACAGAGCAGAGAAGTGATGAAATTACTGTGGAAACATTGAGGCTCCTTCAGTCAACACGTGCTCTAAATGATCTGTATTGACGATGTTAAAGTAGCAAAGAACTCAGCAGTAGGCtgagagaaaaacacactgagctgATTGAACATCTTTATTCTGCTGTTCAacttcatttctttcatttctcaCAGTTGATATGAATTTTCCTGCATCTTTGCCATCAGCTTTAACATCTAGTTTCATTTAAAGGTTCTACAttatttattctcattttagCTTCACATTCATGACAGTTTTCACAAATTAAAAACTGAGTCACTTAAAACCACTTCTCTGTTTTACTTCTTTACTCATTTCTTTCTTCCCCTTCAACTGTTCAGAAAATGTTatttacacaaagaaaaaaagccatttAAGATGTTTCTGAACCATGTGGACCCTTTACAGAGATCATTTAAAGGATAAAGAAGTGACCCACAGTTTACTTTAAGGATTCAGAAACAGTCTGTTGAGAAATACTGCCACCTGCTGGTTAAGTGTAGAAGTGAATTACTGCTCTGAACTCTTCACACATTTTCTGTCCTCACATTTCTGATCAGTTGTGTTGAATGTTTCTCTTAGATGTGATAAAAACGCTGTACATCACTTGTTGTCAGCTGCAGCAGATCATTTCAGTCTAATTCATGCTAACCCAGACACAATGATTATTCTTCAATGTTTTACTTCTAAGTACTCAGTCTCTGACAAAGAATTTTTACAGTAACAAAGCTGTTGAACTGGTCTGTAAATAAACCAGAaatattttctcactttctgtagaaaaacagaaaactttagaaattttgatcaataattgtaaatatgtttaatatttatctAAATAACTGATTTTAGTGAACACATTTtatcttgttgtttttaactcTGTCCATTTCTTCTCATTTATTTCCTGCTCTGACAAATGTAGTGAACACATTATACAGGATGGAGCATAAGTTTCcatacagaggaaaatgtaTAATCTATATTTTTATGGTCAGATTCCCTAGAAGATGTTTGACGCTTTCTTTGGGGCACTTGAAGGCCATCAGGTGAAGATAcgagacataaatcatctcCAGGAAGGTATCAGCAACGACATGAAAGCAGAACTTCACCTGTGCTCTCCAGAGATTCACTTCAGGAGTGTTTTCATGGAGTGAACACATGAGGATGCAGCCACAGGATGCCAGCAGGTGTCACTGACCTGAAGAGGCTGAACTGAGAGATCAGAGAGGACAGAGGGAAAGTTTGATCTTTGTTTAGGAtttctgtgcttcattttgtgttttctttcatttgtatCATTGTGTATTTTAACTATAAAGATGTTAAATTACAGAGATGTGTGTTTCTAACAGAAGTGTGGGCAGGTCTCTGAGGTGGGAGGAGCCTATAGAGGCCAGGTGAGCGATCAGTGTAGAGTGTTAGAAGGAGGAGGTCAGACTGAAGCTCTGCTGCTCAATCTGCCCTCATCCACTCAACCTTTATGTCGCCGTTTGTTTGCTGAGCTGTATTTTAGTTTgtgaaaactaaataaaaagtgGAGCTCTGGAACTAAACTCCTTGCTGGTCAGCTGCTCTGATTATTTTGATGGCGTTTGGTTCATCCAGATTGTAGAGGTTTACCACCATCAAAACCCTACAGCCAACaattatttacagaaaataataatcatGTCAACAGTAAACTTTGAACTTAGCAGCAGATGATTCAGTCTTGTTGTTTTCTGGAAACTTGTGGAGTTTCTCACAGCTTAAACACAGATTCTAACAAACCTGGCAGATAGTTTTTACctgaacagagaaagaaaaagaagagaaaaaacactGGAGTCATGATGAAACGTATTTATTGTTGATTATCAGATGAAACAGTGGAGTctaaaacactgaaacctcCAGTGAAGATTCTTCAGTTGTTTTCACTTTCATCCATTTTCATCTTTCAGTGATTATCAGCTGAACAGTTTGACAGAAAagtgaaatgtgtgaaaaatgtccatGAATTTCATGTGATCATGTTTTCTAGGATCACAGAGCTACTTAGTGAGCAACGTTCTGCTGGAAACTGGAGGCTGACTTTTATTTCTAACATGAACAACAGCTGCAGTGGAAGAATCCAAGTGAAGGAAATGTGATCAGAGGATGTTCACTGATACTGATGTAACCCACTGAAAATAACCAAATTCAGGATTTActcaatttcagtttttttagaTGTAGCGGCCACTTTATGCCAGCAGGTGGCAGGTGGTAGCCCTGCAGCTAGAGAAAGGGTCAACCAGCGCTGCAGAGGAAGCAGATACTGAAACGGAGCAAAACAGACCACATGGAGTTCATCAGCAAGAGAAACGAGTAAATTGAAGGACTTTTCTGAACAACTTGTATTTCAGGAAAAGTTACAAGGAGTAACGAGTTTGAGTTTTGTCAAGGATTTAAAGGTTTTGTTTCCTATTCTCCGGTGAGTGTCGCTAATAACTTTACATGCCGTGCAAGCTAATGTAGCCTAGCTGACATACTGTTTTACAAAGAGTAACTCGTATTGGGCATGGATAAATGATACGTGCTTGTTATTTTCTGTCGTTATTGAATATTGTTTTGAAAGTTAGGGGAAGGACCTATTAAAAACCAATTGGAGTATGACTTGTGTTATGCAAATTAAAGTATGAATCGATGGAATGAAGAAAAAACGCTTGTTATGTTGCTCTGCGGGATCTACATGTCTATAGCAAGTTAAATTGAATGTGTTGAAACTTTGAACGTACTTTAAATGTATACTTTAGAACATTGAACggtaaaaaaaattccagatCTGGTGATGTTTGACATTGAGAGAGTAATTAATGTTGCCCTGCTTACGCAGGTTGGTTTTTTATTCACCCTGACAAATTGAGGGAAAGAAGCTGAGTTTATTGTGCAAATCGCCGATGGACATACCAACGGACAAAGGGCGTGCTACAGACGAACAGAGAGTACATCGCAGGTGTGAAGAGGATTGCTTTGCTGATTAGGACGACGAGGACTTCAATCTACATTCTTCTGTTCATCATACAGATAAGCACTGAATAATTGTCGCACTgcagcaaaaggaaaaaacacactACCCGGGTAGATGaactctggttttattttatttagtttgttattttgtcagagctctgatattattttatttcttatttcattCTCTTTCTAAACTGAACTGATGGAGAGGTCAGGGAAAATCTGAGTTTCACAATTTAAAGGACAACATAAACTGAAAGGAAAGAACAATTGAACTCTGGGTCCTAACGAACTGAATCCTATTGGACTGAGAAaggttttgcttctttttgaaGTGTGGGGTATCATAAAGGTACACCAGAGGTATTCATTGTATAATGCTAAGTGTTCCTGTTAAATAAAGGCCGGCTATATGTTCTAAAAAATTTGGGTAAGTGGTTAAATGCTTTTCCTCTACACCTCATTGAAAAGTGCCGAGGTTAAGAGATTGTGGCGCTTCCTACTGTGTAcacaaacaaagagaaaagtGCTACACTAATCTGATGGCTTTGATTGATGACGGAGACTCAGAGCTCAATCTGACAGATTTACCTGCCACAACTTTTTAGTGGTTCAAACGCTTTGAATCATCAAACTCTGATTCTGGTTAAATATCACCACAGCAACGACACAATCAGATAGAATTCAGTACAAATCAATAAGTTTCATATCAGAAAATATCAGCAGTAATGTAAATgttatcaaaacaaaaatcaattaacTGAAAcggattttatttctttttttccaataGAGAAAAgagttttatttaattgtagCACATAATTGAGTCGCTAtattacattaaatattaaagcctaaatcagcagaaatgtatatgtatgtattgtagagatattaaaatgtacaactgaagtgatttatttttttaaatctatcaaATAAGGCTGTAACTGGCTGGACGTTACTTTCTATCATCATCTGACTCTGGTTCTACGTCTACGTTGGGTTTTGTTCTGTTCTGAGGATGTGGCTGCAGATTCTGGACACGGCAGGAATTTCTCTCCTTTCTCTACTTTAACCattaattttgctttttgtttcatgGTCATCAGGGAGTCAACTCGTTCTTTCCAGCCCGGTTTGCCCTCAGATTTCTCTCCTTCAATCAGCAGGTCAATGTAGTCTGGAGTGGAGAGAGGATTGGGCTTCAGTGAAATCTCTTTAAGTCTGTTCAGACATTTGGAGGATTTCTGAATCAGTTTCACCTCCTCAGTCTGCAGACGATCATATTCAGCCTTCAGGCCATCAATCACTTCCTGAACTGTCATCTTCTGCCCTTTGGCTTTCAGAAACTTCTCTTTCAGgactttcattgtttttttttctgtaacctGCTTGTACTCCCACCTGTACTTCTGATTAAAGTGAACACTCCAGATACATTTCTTTGGGCACTGAGTACAGGATCCATTTCTCATTGCAGCACAACCTGCTTTATCTGCATCATTTGGTATCGGACAAGGATAGTGACAGGTGACATCACACACCTGACAGTTGGTGATGAAGTTTCCAGTACCAGAAATGTCATGTTGATAAGGCTTTGTGACAGTTACTTCAAACTCAAAGTTCTCATTTCTTTTCATCTCTGCTTCATGAtctttgagttgttttgttgtctcttttatttcttccaTCTTGACTAACCCAAGTTTAATCtgcttttgcaaattttcaattAAAATCTCAATCTGTTGTCTCTCTCTGAGGACCTCCTTTGTCAGAATCAAGCTTTTGGGTTCCATGACATTCAGAGCAGCAAAGAagtttttcatgctttttgttCCCATGTTCCAAAACATCTGATCAAAGcctccatcttcatcatcatcatcatcagattTGTTGTCTGTAAACAACGCTGAATTATTGAATTTGAAGTGAACTGGCAGCCCGTCATCTGTTTTAGGACATGGGACACCTGAAGCTTTGATGGCCTCTAGAACTGGAGGCTGCTGGCCGTCTGCAAATGTCACCAGAATCTGGATGTTTTCTGCCACATCTTTGCCAAACATTAAGAGAACTGAATCAAacacatgtttctgtgttggtGTGAGTCGTGCTAAAGCAGACTGAactacaaaacacaaagcatCAACATCTGTGACACCACGATGATCAGAGAAGAGATTACATAGCTGCTCtgtgatcagtttgtctctttCTATACCTCTTGTATTTCCAAATCCTGGAGTGTCAATGATGGTCAGTGAGTGATTTATTTGAAATCCCTCCTGGTGGTTGATTTTGTACACGGTGACTTCAGACGTCTGGCTGTGACTTTGTGATCTCCACTGATCCTCATGGACTAACTTAAACCGATATGAGTCCTCCCATTGGACACCCAGGATGTAGTTGATCATTCCGTTGATCAGAGTCGACTTTCCAGCACCAGTTGCTCCAAGAAGAATTATTGTACGATTCCTCTTTATACTTTCTTTTCCAAAGGTAAATGACCTGCACCCAGATATGTTCATACGTTCTTCTCTTAGTGCCAGTTTGTAAACTGAGGGTGAATCAGAGTTCCTCCTTATGCATTTATGTTTCAGATTTGGTGGAACAGACCTTGTTGTAGAGACGTTAACAGTGATGCTTTCTCTGCTTTTTCCATCCACACCACAGTCACATCTGACCCTGACTGCATATCCTGTCTCTGACTGAAGCCCTGAAATGATCGCCTCTTCAGCCGTTGTCTTCATTTGTTTCCACTGCAAATCTTCTTGTTTCACCTTATTGTCTGTTTGTGCAAACTCCAAGATGTAGCTCAATATCTGGACGTCCTGTCCGAGCTCAGCAGGTTTCTTCCAGCTGACTGAGATCTCACATGAGTTTGCTTCAACGTGAGGTTCTCCAGGAGGGCTGCAGGGTAAGGTTTTAATGGAGTCACTGACTTCATTGGCCGGCCCGACGCCTGCTGAGGTCACTGCTGTGCATCTGAACATGTACTCTGTGTTTGGACTCAGATCGCTCACTGTGACTTCTCCAGCTTTCAGCACTTCCTTTTGCTTCcattcctcctctcctctgacaCAGAACTCCACAAAGTAGGAGGTGATGTTCTCTGCTCCAAATCTGGGAGGAGAAACCTTCAGATTCACACTGTTGTGGTTTATGTCTGCTGCTGTCACAGTTTCAGGCTTTGAAGGCGGCTCAAAGTTCTCACTGACAGAGAAACCGTCTTCATAAAGGTAGATGCTTGAAcctttctgtgtctcatttgttaAACCCACCATCAGGAACTTTGTGTTCTTGTTCTCCATGTTGGCTTCTGCAAAATCACTGAagagttttgcttttttcctcatttcatcTGCTGTTTCTTTGGAACGGTACCATTGTTCTTTCTCTATATTGTGAGTCCGTGGATCCtgaagttcttctggttcattTGTTCCTTTTAAGTAGTTTGATAAAGCTGAGAGGTATGGTTCATCACTTCCCAGTGAGgtgaagacaaaacacacagcatGCTTTGCACTGAAAAGTTCTTCATCTAGACCAGCTTCAGATGAGAtggtctttgtgtttttcattattttggtgAAGGATTTTAGAATGGAGATTTCTCTCTCTTTACAGTCCATCCACCAGTTCAGGTTTTTGCTGTTGAAAGGTGAAGaatgtcttttcttcaggatcTCTGCCAGCTCagcctcttcttctcctcctcctcggatTGATGGAAGTTTCTTTGCTAGGGTTTTTTGAAATTCCAGCTTGAACTCAGAGCACATCTCTTTAAAACCTTTAATCTTTTCTCCAATCTGTGGGAACTGCTGTGCAGTGGTGGATCTCAGAGCATCATTGGACCTCATTTCCAGCTCACTGAAGTCCTCCAGGACTCTCTGTGCTTCTTGAACTAATCTTATACTTATCTGACGGACCAGTTTGGCAGCAGAAGAACCTAAACTAGTCAGTGGCAACAACCAGACCTTCATTGGTACAGCCTTTTCTCCGTTGGCTCCCAGTAATGTTGGCAGGCTTTGGTAGACTTCTACTGCTTCCTGAAAGGATGTAGGAGTTTTCTGAAGGCAGAAGTCTCCAATGAATCTGCAGGAGAATttatca includes these proteins:
- the LOC127535328 gene encoding uncharacterized protein LOC127535328 gives rise to the protein MDCESGGTMEVAALGRPFSLGMLYDCRKDSLIPGITLWDRDDLKKHIGERPQSFNDLEIVASESIEDKSSALNVNASLKASFLGGLVEVSGSANYLNDSKSSRNQARVTLKYKATTKMQELSMDHLGRGNMKHQYVFEQGLATHVVTAILYGAQAFFVFDREVSEEENHQDIQGNMKVMIKKIPLLSIDGDGSLKMEDKDKKNLDKFSCRFIGDFCLQKTPTSFQEAVEVYQSLPTLLGANGEKAVPMKVWLLPLTSLGSSAAKLVRQISIRLVQEAQRVLEDFSELEMRSNDALRSTTAQQFPQIGEKIKGFKEMCSEFKLEFQKTLAKKLPSIRGGGEEEAELAEILKKRHSSPFNSKNLNWWMDCKEREISILKSFTKIMKNTKTISSEAGLDEELFSAKHAVCFVFTSLGSDEPYLSALSNYLKGTNEPEELQDPRTHNIEKEQWYRSKETADEMRKKAKLFSDFAEANMENKNTKFLMVGLTNETQKGSSIYLYEDGFSVSENFEPPSKPETVTAADINHNSVNLKVSPPRFGAENITSYFVEFCVRGEEEWKQKEVLKAGEVTVSDLSPNTEYMFRCTAVTSAGVGPANEVSDSIKTLPCSPPGEPHVEANSCEISVSWKKPAELGQDVQILSYILEFAQTDNKVKQEDLQWKQMKTTAEEAIISGLQSETGYAVRVRCDCGVDGKSRESITVNVSTTRSVPPNLKHKCIRRNSDSPSVYKLALREERMNISGCRSFTFGKESIKRNRTIILLGATGAGKSTLINGMINYILGVQWEDSYRFKLVHEDQWRSQSHSQTSEVTVYKINHQEGFQINHSLTIIDTPGFGNTRGIERDKLITEQLCNLFSDHRGVTDVDALCFVVQSALARLTPTQKHVFDSVLLMFGKDVAENIQILVTFADGQQPPVLEAIKASGVPCPKTDDGLPVHFKFNNSALFTDNKSDDDDDEDGGFDQMFWNMGTKSMKNFFAALNVMEPKSLILTKEVLRERQQIEILIENLQKQIKLGLVKMEEIKETTKQLKDHEAEMKRNENFEFEVTVTKPYQHDISGTGNFITNCQVCDVTCHYPCPIPNDADKAGCAAMRNGSCTQCPKKCIWSVHFNQKYRWEYKQVTEKKTMKVLKEKFLKAKGQKMTVQEVIDGLKAEYDRLQTEEVKLIQKSSKCLNRLKEISLKPNPLSTPDYIDLLIEGEKSEGKPGWKERVDSLMTMKQKAKLMVKVEKGEKFLPCPESAATSSEQNKTQRRRRTRVR